A genomic segment from Actinomyces lilanjuaniae encodes:
- the sufU gene encoding Fe-S cluster assembly sulfur transfer protein SufU: MNELDRLYQQVILDHSRERHGEGLPQDAQATSHQVNPTCGDEIDLGVRVENGVIVSLGWQGQGCSISQASASVMHDLVDGADLEAVARLERDFSTLMHSRGQGVDEAILDGLEDAAAFEGVSKYPNRVKCALLAWMALKDALARTGTSLATHQAQEDPEQTG; this comes from the coding sequence ATGAACGAGCTCGACCGTCTCTACCAGCAGGTCATCCTCGACCACTCCCGCGAGCGGCACGGGGAGGGGCTCCCGCAGGACGCGCAGGCCACCAGTCACCAGGTCAACCCGACCTGTGGTGACGAGATCGACCTCGGTGTGCGTGTGGAGAACGGGGTGATCGTCTCCCTGGGGTGGCAGGGACAGGGATGCTCCATTTCCCAGGCCTCAGCCTCAGTCATGCATGACCTGGTCGATGGTGCGGACCTGGAGGCTGTGGCAAGGCTGGAACGGGACTTCTCCACCCTTATGCACTCCCGGGGACAAGGAGTTGACGAGGCGATTCTAGACGGGCTTGAGGACGCGGCCGCCTTTGAGGGGGTTTCCAAGTACCCCAACCGTGTCAAGTGTGCTCTCCTGGCCTGGATGGCGCTCAAGGACGCCCTGGCCCGCACGGGTACCTCCCTGGCGACGCACCAGGCACAGGAAGACCCTGAGCAGACGGGGTAG
- a CDS encoding metal-sulfur cluster assembly factor: MTSNNPTAPATPDNPMAARHQPTPVASQVDVAAVEEALRDVIDPELGINVVDLGLLYGVSIEPDGTVVLDMTLTTAACPLTDVIEEQAQQALVGIVDQVRIQWVWLPPWGPDKITPEGREQLRALGFNV; the protein is encoded by the coding sequence ATGACGAGTAACAACCCGACGGCACCTGCGACCCCCGATAACCCTATGGCGGCCCGGCACCAGCCGACTCCTGTGGCCTCACAGGTCGACGTCGCCGCCGTTGAGGAGGCTTTGCGTGATGTCATTGACCCGGAGCTGGGGATCAATGTGGTCGACCTGGGACTGCTCTACGGCGTGTCGATCGAGCCGGACGGCACTGTGGTGCTGGATATGACGCTGACAACTGCCGCGTGCCCGCTGACCGACGTCATTGAGGAGCAGGCCCAGCAGGCCCTGGTCGGGATCGTCGACCAGGTGCGTATCCAGTGGGTATGGTTGCCGCCGTGGGGACCGGACAAGATCACCCCTGAGGGTCGCGAGCAGCTGCGCGCACTGGGTTTCAACGTCTGA
- a CDS encoding LacI family DNA-binding transcriptional regulator, whose product MATLAEVAQRAQVSTATASLVLSGKAEGRVSSATASRVRAVSDELGYVRDALAGSLRSRRTSTIGVLAEQVLSTPYAVAMIEAILAASRELGWSVLLTDSGGHPEQTGRAVREFRSRRVDAVLYAAMYHQEVHVVPGPEAVAVLNGFADRDDVVGVVPDEEGATRAAVTHLLALGHRRIGHITHDDPALAVGLRRAAYLRVLREAGIGTDTSLVVSGGNDPDSAEATARRLLERRDRPTAVFCYNDGMAAGVYRAAASLGLSVPEDLAVVGFDDLRLISTNLAPALTTLRLPHYEMADWLVRRLVTGDLPDPPAVHRFPCELVTRGSTAAPRVGSSPSGP is encoded by the coding sequence ATGGCGACTCTTGCTGAGGTTGCGCAGAGGGCGCAGGTCTCCACCGCTACCGCGTCCCTGGTCCTGTCCGGCAAGGCGGAGGGACGCGTCTCCTCTGCCACAGCTAGCCGGGTGCGTGCCGTCTCTGACGAGCTCGGGTACGTGCGTGATGCGCTGGCCGGTAGCTTGCGCAGTCGTAGGACCAGCACCATCGGTGTCCTGGCTGAGCAGGTCCTGTCCACGCCCTATGCCGTGGCAATGATCGAGGCCATCCTCGCTGCTAGCCGGGAGCTGGGCTGGTCGGTGCTGCTGACAGACTCTGGTGGACACCCCGAGCAGACCGGCAGGGCTGTGCGTGAGTTCCGGTCACGGCGGGTCGACGCCGTCCTCTATGCCGCCATGTACCACCAGGAGGTGCACGTGGTTCCCGGGCCGGAGGCCGTCGCCGTGCTCAACGGCTTTGCCGACCGGGACGACGTCGTTGGTGTGGTTCCTGACGAGGAGGGCGCTACCCGAGCGGCTGTCACCCACCTTCTGGCCCTTGGCCACCGGCGGATCGGGCACATCACCCACGACGACCCGGCGCTCGCCGTAGGACTGCGCCGTGCCGCCTACCTCAGGGTCCTTCGCGAGGCCGGGATCGGCACGGACACCTCGCTCGTCGTCAGCGGTGGCAATGATCCTGACTCCGCCGAGGCGACTGCCCGGAGGCTCCTGGAGCGCAGGGACCGTCCTACCGCCGTCTTCTGCTACAACGACGGGATGGCAGCCGGGGTGTACCGTGCGGCGGCGTCTCTCGGGCTGTCTGTTCCTGAGGACCTGGCGGTTGTCGGTTTTGACGACCTGAGGCTCATCTCGACCAATCTGGCCCCCGCCCTGACTACCTTGCGCCTACCGCACTACGAGATGGCTGACTGGCTGGTGCGTCGGCTTGTCACAGGTGACCTGCCCGACCCTCCCGCCGTGCACCGTTTTCCCTGCGAGTTGGTCACCCGTGGCTCCACAGCCGCTCCGCGCGTCGGCTCCTCGCCCTCGGGACCTTGA
- a CDS encoding extracellular solute-binding protein codes for MTVPTRRAFLAASAAAAAAATTTACSSYRGGASPGGGISLWTHNGGNEEELAVVRKAVTAFNEANPDTPVEVKSFPQASYNDSVAAAAVAGDLPDVLDLDGPIMPSWAWAGYLAPLEVSSELEDSIISSAKGYWNDTLYSIGPYDTSLCFLGRRSAFEEAGVAVPTTERPWTGEEFDDALARLSRLSDYDYVIDFSVADSAEWWPYAYAPMLQSFGGDLIDRETLDTAEGLLNGAEAVAWGEWFRSCFTRGYASQTPATDGQDFLQGRVPLYYAGGWKVLQSQETFGREEVLILPPVDFGHGAKVGGGSWQWGVSATSPSPAAANAFIELLMQDEYLVEYSNAIGNFPSVESAIGQTDYYREGGALEPVYEIGRTYALLRPPTPGYRVISSVFDKAARDIVSGADVRSTLDQAAQDIDVDIRSNKGYQVG; via the coding sequence ATGACAGTTCCTACTCGCCGTGCCTTCCTCGCGGCGTCGGCTGCTGCCGCTGCAGCGGCCACGACGACCGCCTGCTCCTCCTACCGAGGAGGTGCCAGCCCCGGTGGTGGCATCTCCCTGTGGACCCACAACGGTGGCAACGAGGAGGAGCTCGCCGTGGTCCGCAAGGCAGTCACCGCCTTCAACGAGGCTAACCCCGACACCCCGGTGGAGGTGAAGTCCTTCCCCCAGGCCTCCTACAACGACTCTGTCGCTGCCGCCGCCGTTGCCGGGGACCTGCCGGACGTCCTCGACCTGGACGGACCGATCATGCCCAGCTGGGCGTGGGCCGGGTACTTGGCGCCGTTGGAGGTCTCCTCCGAGCTGGAGGACAGCATCATCAGCTCTGCCAAGGGCTACTGGAACGACACCCTGTACTCGATCGGTCCTTATGACACCTCCTTGTGCTTCTTGGGACGCAGGTCTGCCTTCGAGGAGGCGGGTGTCGCGGTCCCCACGACCGAGCGGCCCTGGACCGGAGAGGAGTTTGATGACGCCCTTGCCAGGCTCTCCAGGCTGTCCGACTACGATTACGTCATCGACTTCTCAGTGGCGGACTCTGCTGAGTGGTGGCCCTACGCCTACGCACCTATGCTTCAGTCCTTCGGCGGTGACCTTATCGACCGGGAGACGCTCGACACCGCTGAGGGCCTTCTCAACGGGGCGGAGGCTGTCGCCTGGGGGGAGTGGTTCCGCTCGTGCTTCACCCGGGGCTACGCCTCTCAGACGCCCGCCACCGACGGGCAGGACTTCCTCCAGGGCAGGGTGCCGCTCTACTACGCCGGGGGGTGGAAGGTCCTGCAGTCGCAGGAGACGTTTGGCCGGGAGGAGGTTCTCATCCTGCCACCTGTCGACTTTGGGCACGGTGCAAAAGTGGGAGGAGGCTCCTGGCAGTGGGGCGTGTCCGCCACGAGTCCCAGCCCTGCGGCCGCCAACGCCTTCATCGAGCTGCTCATGCAGGACGAGTACCTGGTGGAGTACTCCAACGCGATCGGCAACTTCCCCTCGGTGGAGTCCGCCATCGGGCAGACCGACTACTACCGGGAGGGTGGGGCGCTCGAGCCCGTCTACGAGATCGGTCGCACCTACGCCCTGCTGCGCCCGCCCACCCCCGGCTACAGGGTCATCTCCTCGGTATTTGACAAGGCAGCCCGAGACATCGTCTCCGGCGCGGACGTCAGGTCCACGCTGGACCAGGCCGCACAGGACATCGACGTCGACATCAGGTCCAACAAGGGGTACCAGGTCGGCTGA